GACCGCGCGCTCGGCACGCAGGTGGCCGTCGTCGACGGCAAGTACACCGGCGAGATCCTCTTCTACGCCTACGGCCAGGGGAAGGCCGACGCGATCCTCGCGCTCGCGGAGGAGAACGACTACGACCTCTCCGAGAGTTACGCGTACAGCGACTCGATGACTGACCTGCCCATGCTCGAGGTGGTCGGGCACCCCGTGGCCGTAAACCCGGACGCGCCGTTGCGCCGCGTCGCCGTCGAGCGCGGCTGGCCGGTGGTCGACTTCGCCCGCCCGGTCGCGATGCCGACCGTGCGCCAGCGACTCGCGGCGGTCAACACCGCCGGCAACCGCCGCACCGCCCTGCGGGTGGGCGCGGCGACCGTGGCGCTCGGTCTCGCGTGGTACGCGAGCCGCCGGCGGGGGACGGCGTAGGCCGCGATGACCCCGGCGCGCCGTGACCCCGGTGCGTCGGCCCGTGCGCGCGGCGTGACGGGCGACCCGCTCGACCGACGGCTCGACCTCGACCACCTCGACGAGCCCCTCGACCTCGAGACCCTCGGCGACGGCCACGAGGCGCCCTACCTGTCGGAGCGCGCGGCGGCGGCCCTCGAGCGCACCGGCGTCACGCCGTGGCTGCGCCGGCACCGTCGCCTCGTCGGGTCCGTGGCGGTCCTCGCCCTCGTCGTCGCGGCCGCGGCGGCGGTGTGGGCCGCGACCCGGCCGGTTCCTCTCGCGGACCAGCCCACGGTGGTGGTCACTCCGAGCGGCGCCGACTCCGAGCAGGTGCGCCTCGGAGGGCCGGCCGACCTGCCGACGGTGAGCCAGGCGGTGCAGGTGACCTCGGCCGAGCCGCCGGACGTCGCGGTCTCCCTGGTCGGCCTCACGGGTCCCACGCTCGTGCCGGATCCGCGGGCGCAGCCCGTGCCGGTCACCACCGCCGACGAGGGCCACACCCTGCGCGCCGGAGCGCGCATCGACTGCTCCGCGCAGGACTCCCTGGGCGCCGCGCTGGCCGCCACCACCGGCGACTTCGCCGTGATCGTGCGACGCACCTCCGCCGCCGGCGAGACCCGTGACGACCCGGTGCCGCTGCGCGGCGCCACCCGGCTGCTCGGCGTCGTGCGCCAGCAGTGCCTCCAGGTGCAGGCCGACCGCACGCTCACCGTGGGCCCCGTCGACGTCACCGACCTGCCCGCGGCCGTCGGGCTGCGCCTCGACGTCGCGGTCGCCACGGCGCAGGGCGCGTGGTGGTTCGACCGCGCCGTGGGCCCGGCGGGCTCGGCGTTCGTGGGCCTCGGCGCCCCGGTGATGGCGACGCCGGACCGGCCCGCCCACGTGCTGCTCGAGCTGCACCCCACCGACTGCGGCCACCCGCTCGCCGACATCGCGGACGGGATCCCCGTGCCGGCCGCACCCGCCGACGCCCTCGACTCGCTCGGCGGCACGCCTCCGGCGATCCAGCTGGCGCTGCCCGCTTCCGCGACGGGCACGATCGAGGAGCACCTCGCGCGGCTCTGCGGGATCCATGCCGTCACCGCCGTGGTCCCGCAGGTCATCGTGCACGGCGGGTCGAGCGACGCCGCGGGCGGCACCCTCGAGCTGTCCGTCACGCTGACCGTGCCGGACGGCTTCTACGTCGACGTCGCCGACGTCACCTCCGACGGCGGGCACGTGCAGCCGACGCAGGGCCACCTCCAGGTGACCGACGGCGCGTCGCGCACCACGCTCACCTGGACGCCGCCGCCGTGCGAGCGACTGGCGTCGACCGGCGTGCCCCCAGTGTCGATCGCGGTCGCCGCGGTCGTGGGCGACCGCGTGGTGGAGCGGCCCTACCTCGTCGCGCTCACCGGCGACGAGCTGCGGGTGGGCGTGCAGCGCCTGTGCGGCGACGCCGTGGCCGAGGCCGTGCTGCCCCCGCGCGACTGAGCGCGATCGCCGCAGCACGACCGCACGCGCTCCCGCGGTCGGTGTCGGTGTCGGTCGGTGTCGGTGTCGGTGTCGGTGTCGGTCGGCGCCGAGCGACCGCAGCGCGCTGCGCGCTGCGCCCCGTCGGGGAGCGTGACGCGCGCGCGGTGTCGGTGTCGGTCGGCCCCGAGCGACCGCGTTCGCGCCGCGTTGCGCCCCGTCGGGCGCGTGACGCACGCGCGGTGTCGGTGCGCAGTGTCGCCCCGGCCGGCTCCCGTTCTGATGGCGCTGCTCGCGTTCCTCGAGGGTTCAGCCGTCCACACCCTGTGGACAGTCGAGCGGCGAAATACGTTGGGATTGCTGGGGATTGGGGGTTGCGCCTGTCAGGGGTCTCCGATAGCATTCCTACATTCGTTCGAACCCCAGCCGATCCCGTGGGAGGTGCCCGATGACCGTCGTCGACGACCGGGACACCGCCCCGGGCTTCCGTTCGGTGGGTCTCGGGTTCCACCCGGACTGGGACGTGCACGACCCGATCGCGTGGCTGACCGGCGACCCGAGCGCACTGCTGCCTCTGCTCGACCAGCCCGTCGACGCGACCGACCTGATCCTGCTCGAGCAGGTCGACGTCGAGGCGATCACCGAGCCGGCCGAGCTGATCGACTACCTCTCCGTGGTGGGGCGGCTCGAAGCCCGGCTGGCGTCATTGCGTCTGGCGGCGGAGGCGGCGTTCGCCGCGAAGTCGTGCCCGGACCCGAGGGTCAGCAGCTCGTACGCGGAGGCAGCGGCCGAGCAGGAGGTCGCCTACGCCACCCGCAACAGCGCCTACGGCGCGTCGAAGGAGATCGAACGCGCACTCGCGCTCAAGGAGACCTTCCCGGGGTTCCGTGCCGCGCTGGCCGCCGGGGAGATCACCGAGCGGCACTGCGCCGCCCTGGTCGACGCGACCCGGTACATGACCGACCCCGACGTGCTGGCCACGATCGAGACCGCGGCGCTGGAGAAGGCCCGCACCCTGACCGCCTCGGAGCTGCGCAAGCACCTCGACAAGCTCATCGCCCGCCACGACCCCGCCGCGACCGTCCGCGCCCACAAGGCCGCGGCGACGAGGGACGTGTACCGGCAGCCGATCGGCGATGGCATGGCGTTCCTCGGTGTCACGCACCAGGCGCCCGTGATCGACGCCGTGTTCGACGCGATCCAGGCCGCGGGCAAGGCTCTGCGCGCCCAGCGCGGCGGGGCCGAGGCGCTGCGCGCCGGGAACGACGACGCAGCGTCGGGTGCCTGCCGCGCGGACGCCCTGGCTGCTCTGGTCCTCGGTGACCGGGGCGAGGACGGCGAGCTGGTCTACGACGCGTCGCGGACGCAGACCGAGCTGCACGTCGTGATGGACCTCGACACCCTGCGCGCGGAGCGCGACGGGCTCGCACTCCTGAACGGAACCCCGATCCCCGCACCCATCGCCCGTGAGGTCGCCGCGGTCGCCGACTGGTGGCGCCGCCTGGTCGTCGACCCGGTCGACGGCCACCTGCTCGACTACGGCACCCGCCAGTACCTGCCCGCAGCGCTGCGCGACCACGTGCTGCACCGCGACCCGATCTGCCGGCGTCCCGGATGCACGCGCCGCGCCCAGGAGATGGACCACGCCCTCCCGTTCCCCCAAGGCGCGAGCGACACCACCAACTGCGGCGGCCTGTGCTCGCGCTGCCACCAGGTCAAGACCGCGGGACACGCGACCATCGAGGACTGCGCCGCCGACGGCTCGGGCACGTGGGTCACCCGATGGCGACAACGCATCCGCATCCCGGCCCAGCCCGTTCTCGAACCACCGCAACGACGAGCATCGACAGCCGTCGCACCAGGTGCCCGGCCCGGTGCCGCACACGTACGGCCCCACGCCGATACGCCGGAGGGCGAGGCACCCGACCCCGGCGGGCGCACAGCCGACCCACCCGAGCACCCGCCCTTCTAGGGGGTGGCGCGCTCGGTCTCCGGCCGCGGGCTCGTTCTGCCACGCGGGCTCCCCGTCCCGCGCGGACGCAGGGATAGGTTCGGTCCCGTGGAGGAAGCACACCGAGGCCGGACGACGCGGGGTCAGTGACCTTGACTGAGTCCACGGGGAGCGTCTGGTCGGGCCTGGCAGCCGACTACGAGCGAGCGAGAAGCAGGGAGGACTCGCTCGACCGACTCGTCGAGTGGCCGGCGCAGCGGGAGATGCTCGGCGAGGTCCAGGGACTCTCCGTGCTCGACCTCGGGTGCGGCAACGGTGCGAAGCTCGCTGAGCTCGTCCGAGACGGCGCGGCCGCCGCTGTAGGTGTCGACATCGGCGGGAGCTTCGTCCAGGCACTTCCACCAGGGCTCGAGCTCATCCACGGTGACCTCAACGAGCTGGGTTCGTTGCCGGCACTCACCGGGCGCACGTTCGACCGGATCCTGTTCCTGCAGTCCTTCGGGTACGCCCAGGACCCGGTCCGCATCCTGAGCGACGCGCGGGCCAGGCTGACCGATGACGGGTTCG
This window of the Frankiales bacterium genome carries:
- a CDS encoding HAD-IB family hydrolase; amino-acid sequence: MTRSAAFFDLDKTILAKSSSLAFARPFYKGGLIGRADVLKSAYAQFAYVTGGADHDQLETMRAYMSALVRGWDVEQVRSIVAETLDEIVDPMVYEEAVDLIEEHKEAGRDVIIISSSGTEVVEPIGERLGVDRALGTQVAVVDGKYTGEILFYAYGQGKADAILALAEENDYDLSESYAYSDSMTDLPMLEVVGHPVAVNPDAPLRRVAVERGWPVVDFARPVAMPTVRQRLAAVNTAGNRRTALRVGAATVALGLAWYASRRRGTA
- a CDS encoding DUF222 domain-containing protein — translated: MTVVDDRDTAPGFRSVGLGFHPDWDVHDPIAWLTGDPSALLPLLDQPVDATDLILLEQVDVEAITEPAELIDYLSVVGRLEARLASLRLAAEAAFAAKSCPDPRVSSSYAEAAAEQEVAYATRNSAYGASKEIERALALKETFPGFRAALAAGEITERHCAALVDATRYMTDPDVLATIETAALEKARTLTASELRKHLDKLIARHDPAATVRAHKAAATRDVYRQPIGDGMAFLGVTHQAPVIDAVFDAIQAAGKALRAQRGGAEALRAGNDDAASGACRADALAALVLGDRGEDGELVYDASRTQTELHVVMDLDTLRAERDGLALLNGTPIPAPIAREVAAVADWWRRLVVDPVDGHLLDYGTRQYLPAALRDHVLHRDPICRRPGCTRRAQEMDHALPFPQGASDTTNCGGLCSRCHQVKTAGHATIEDCAADGSGTWVTRWRQRIRIPAQPVLEPPQRRASTAVAPGARPGAAHVRPHADTPEGEAPDPGGRTADPPEHPPF
- a CDS encoding methyltransferase domain-containing protein; translated protein: MTLTESTGSVWSGLAADYERARSREDSLDRLVEWPAQREMLGEVQGLSVLDLGCGNGAKLAELVRDGAAAAVGVDIGGSFVQALPPGLELIHGDLNELGSLPALTGRTFDRILFLQSFGYAQDPVRILSDARARLTDDGFVLLTRTHPVRYALERSEQNGTTLGEEYFSHDTYTYQTAWNEQIALTKRPYTFADLLNTFSAAGFWVEAALEPQLSDEDRRRHPHKGRWMDRYLGIIVFRLRPVPSV